The following are encoded together in the Chitinispirillales bacterium genome:
- a CDS encoding T9SS type A sorting domain-containing protein, with amino-acid sequence MQNKGKFLKVMAAIAITAAAAFSDTQDNVAYIDSSGAVKSANNVTVIDSWNIAPVDNLNGWYLIDKSMKLTRNTTLTVLGAAHIILEDGCDLSVTGTSGDAGIKVCEGNALTIYAQSTGDNIGKLMVNVLAGSAGIGGGRDGDNGENAGEIAINGGNITAFGGWGAAIGGGGNSSGAGGAGGKITINGGTVLTISLIGAGIGGGAGDIGGNGGEIIINGGNISGSIGGGNGNNIGGSGGKIVINDGKIISSRGSGAGIGGGAPGGAGEEITINGGDIEAISGNTSNQSVLSASGAGAGIGGGGGFSSYGSNPILGGNGGKIIINGGKITAKSSGSYGGAGIGGGGIGGNSGEITINGGNIEAHGGNTSIGTGVGIGGGYGGDGEKITISGGNIIAKGGYYDAGIGGGAGGNGGEVVVIGGNVTATGGYYGAGIGGGRNGNGGEITISGGNIIAKGGSSTASGIGGGDGGAAGGLTLNGDAIVLTNRVDDYDESKRTGGILFVGNIGKVYGDVELKEDFEIEKKYMLGIPNGAALTNPSNTTLTVADSATLSISGGATLTNGGTIIACGTITGVVTGNQPQECGSTPIGRIAEKKVAAISFAGIKNGQISLNLKAGDYTVELYNIQGRLINRVNITATNGVNATGLKTDNLAKGMFILNVKQGSVSVLKRKIKI; translated from the coding sequence ATGCAAAATAAAGGCAAATTTCTAAAAGTAATGGCGGCAATAGCGATTACCGCAGCGGCGGCGTTTAGCGATACGCAGGACAATGTGGCATATATCGATTCAAGCGGCGCGGTAAAAAGCGCAAATAACGTTACGGTAATAGATTCGTGGAATATCGCTCCGGTTGACAATCTGAACGGATGGTACCTTATCGACAAAAGCATGAAATTGACGCGCAATACTACGCTGACTGTTTTGGGCGCGGCGCATATTATTCTTGAAGACGGATGCGATTTATCTGTTACCGGAACTTCCGGCGATGCCGGAATAAAAGTTTGCGAAGGTAACGCTTTAACTATATACGCTCAATCGACAGGCGATAATATTGGTAAATTGATGGTAAACGTTTTAGCAGGTTCTGCGGGTATAGGCGGCGGCAGAGACGGAGACAACGGCGAGAACGCCGGAGAAATCGCCATAAACGGCGGAAATATTACGGCATTTGGAGGCTGGGGAGCGGCTATCGGAGGAGGAGGTAATTCAAGTGGCGCCGGCGGCGCCGGCGGAAAAATCACTATTAACGGTGGAACTGTTTTGACAATTAGTCTCATTGGCGCCGGCATCGGCGGCGGCGCCGGGGACATTGGCGGTAACGGTGGTGAAATTATTATAAACGGCGGGAATATTAGTGGAAGTATAGGTGGCGGAAATGGTAATAATATTGGAGGCAGTGGAGGGAAAATTGTTATAAACGACGGAAAAATTATATCAAGTAGAGGTTCCGGCGCAGGTATTGGCGGCGGCGCTCCCGGCGGCGCCGGCGAAGAAATTACTATTAATGGCGGAGATATTGAAGCGATAAGCGGCAACACATCTAATCAGTCGGTATTGTCGGCAAGCGGTGCGGGCGCCGGCATCGGCGGCGGCGGCGGTTTTTCTTCGTATGGTAGTAATCCCATACTTGGCGGTAATGGAGGAAAAATCATCATAAACGGCGGAAAAATTACGGCAAAAAGCAGTGGTAGCTATGGCGGCGCCGGCATCGGCGGTGGCGGTATAGGCGGAAATAGCGGTGAAATCACCATAAACGGCGGAAATATTGAAGCGCATGGCGGTAATACTTCCATCGGCACAGGCGTAGGCATCGGCGGCGGATACGGAGGCGACGGCGAGAAAATTACCATAAGCGGCGGCAATATTATAGCAAAAGGCGGTTATTACGATGCAGGTATAGGCGGCGGCGCCGGCGGTAATGGCGGAGAAGTTGTTGTAATTGGTGGAAATGTTACGGCGACAGGCGGTTATTATGGCGCCGGCATCGGCGGCGGCAGAAACGGTAACGGTGGAGAAATTACCATAAGCGGCGGCAATATTATAGCAAAAGGCGGTAGTTCTACAGCATCGGGCATCGGCGGCGGAGACGGCGGCGCGGCGGGCGGTCTTACGCTAAACGGCGACGCGATTGTCCTTACAAACAGAGTTGACGATTACGACGAAAGTAAAAGAACGGGCGGTATTCTTTTTGTCGGCAATATCGGTAAAGTTTACGGCGACGTAGAACTTAAAGAAGATTTTGAGATAGAGAAAAAATACATGCTCGGCATACCTAACGGCGCGGCGCTTACAAATCCGAGCAACACGACGCTTACGGTAGCCGACAGTGCAACGCTTAGTATATCCGGCGGGGCGACGCTGACAAACGGCGGGACAATAATCGCCTGCGGTACGATTACAGGCGTCGTTACGGGAAATCAGCCGCAAGAATGCGGTTCGACGCCTATCGGCAGAATTGCGGAGAAAAAAGTGGCTGCTATTTCGTTTGCCGGAATAAAGAACGGACAGATAAGTCTTAATCTGAAAGCGGGAGATTACACAGTCGAACTTTATAATATTCAAGGACGTTTGATAAACAGAGTAAATATCACCGCTACAAACGGCGTGAATGCGACAGGACTTAAGACGGATAATCTTGCCAAAGGGATGTTTATTCTGAATGTGAAACAGGGTAGTGTTTCGGTGTTGAAGCGGAAGATTAAAATCTAA
- the yajC gene encoding preprotein translocase subunit YajC has product MKILMFILAAAAILFAQDDAMQPNSGMTSLIPMMVLFFVVIYFFMIRPEQKKQKELDKMRSALKKGDEVVTIGGICGTVYKILDKKVVIKIDEKAMMTVLTASIANINSAKEEQPEDKKTEKDEKMQKTDK; this is encoded by the coding sequence ATGAAAATTTTAATGTTTATTTTGGCTGCGGCGGCGATTTTATTTGCGCAGGACGATGCAATGCAGCCGAATTCGGGAATGACGAGTTTGATACCGATGATGGTTTTGTTTTTTGTGGTGATTTATTTCTTTATGATTAGACCGGAACAAAAAAAGCAAAAAGAATTGGATAAAATGAGAAGCGCGCTCAAAAAGGGCGACGAGGTCGTAACTATCGGCGGAATATGCGGAACGGTGTATAAGATTTTGGATAAAAAAGTCGTTATAAAAATCGACGAAAAGGCTATGATGACGGTTCTTACCGCCTCAATCGCCAATATAAACTCCGCAAAAGAAGAGCAGCCTGAAGACAAAAAGACGGAAAAAGATGAAAAAATGCAAAAAACCGACAAATAA
- the def gene encoding peptide deformylase yields the protein MADKLEIYGSKTLRQKSKEVNSFDETLIEFGNKLRKLMYEYDGVGIAAPQIGKLIRVIAVDIPNTEKESVVLVNPKIIWTSQETQTDSEGCLSIPDIRAAVNRPLSISVSAFSTNGEQISLEKISGFFARIIQHEMDHLDGILFTDKIDPLKRALLLSKLKKIAKERKSK from the coding sequence ATGGCGGATAAACTTGAAATATACGGTTCAAAAACTCTTCGTCAAAAATCCAAAGAAGTAAATTCGTTTGACGAAACCCTTATAGAATTCGGGAATAAATTGAGAAAGCTTATGTACGAGTACGACGGCGTAGGAATTGCCGCCCCTCAGATAGGAAAGTTAATTCGCGTCATAGCGGTAGATATTCCCAATACCGAAAAAGAGTCGGTCGTTTTGGTAAACCCTAAAATTATTTGGACGTCTCAAGAAACGCAAACCGATAGCGAAGGATGTCTCAGCATTCCCGATATAAGAGCGGCGGTCAATCGTCCGCTGTCGATTTCCGTGAGTGCGTTTTCAACAAACGGCGAACAAATTTCGCTTGAAAAAATTTCCGGTTTTTTCGCTCGTATAATTCAGCATGAAATGGATCATTTGGATGGAATTTTGTTTACCGATAAAATCGATCCTTTGAAAAGAGCCCTGCTTTTAAGCAAACTAAAAAAAATCGCGAAAGAGCGTAAATCTAAATGA
- a CDS encoding SpoIID/LytB domain-containing protein, with the protein MKCKIFLFILLFLLSGGLTKTAVAARISRSADLKKVENVDADDTKNNVDEQSPTDTVSASDNTDDLMERNVILYPLADSVINSPRKVRVLLNKNIFSKNIFVYGKIKVSSQSVNINISQGSLRFSTIDENSVQISAHGRSAQVALPCTLSFVSVTNVFSYDAKEYRGNIIFTGGKNGISVINVINVEDYLRGVVPLEIGVRGEQEFEALKAQAIAARTYTLSKIIYGKDKEFDLLPTTADQVYGGVNCEYALSDKAIKETQGIVIVKDDAALLETYYHSTCAGKTSAIDEVWNSAPNASLISRTDLRPNGAPYCGNSNSYSWKETWTINQFSQILKKYSKLSNEKPFDGTVKSVFVVSRSESGRIYDLAVVSEKGTFHYGKDKIRFILRRPTKEEEILRSANFNIKMENNHIYAAGYGYGHGIGMCQTGAIERARAGQNYEEILRAYYNDIKFSTWDEVVISTCAF; encoded by the coding sequence ATGAAGTGCAAAATTTTTTTATTTATTTTACTTTTTCTTTTATCGGGCGGCTTAACTAAAACCGCCGTAGCGGCGCGAATCTCAAGATCGGCCGATCTTAAAAAAGTAGAAAACGTCGATGCCGACGATACAAAAAATAACGTTGACGAACAAAGTCCTACGGATACCGTTTCGGCTTCAGACAATACAGACGATTTGATGGAAAGAAACGTAATATTATACCCGCTCGCCGATTCAGTCATAAATTCTCCGCGAAAAGTAAGAGTATTATTGAATAAAAATATATTTTCAAAGAATATTTTCGTTTACGGAAAAATTAAAGTATCGTCACAATCAGTCAATATAAATATTTCACAAGGGTCGCTTCGCTTTTCTACTATCGATGAAAACAGCGTTCAAATTTCAGCGCACGGACGTTCGGCGCAAGTCGCACTCCCCTGCACTCTTTCTTTTGTTTCCGTAACAAACGTTTTTTCGTACGACGCAAAAGAATATAGAGGAAATATTATCTTTACAGGCGGTAAAAACGGTATATCCGTTATAAACGTTATTAACGTCGAAGATTATCTTCGAGGCGTCGTTCCTCTTGAAATCGGAGTACGCGGCGAGCAGGAATTTGAAGCGTTGAAAGCGCAGGCGATCGCCGCAAGAACCTACACGCTTTCAAAAATCATATACGGCAAAGATAAAGAATTTGACTTGTTGCCGACAACCGCCGATCAGGTTTACGGCGGAGTGAATTGCGAATATGCGCTTTCCGACAAGGCGATTAAAGAAACGCAAGGAATCGTAATAGTAAAAGACGACGCCGCGCTTTTAGAAACTTATTATCATTCGACCTGCGCGGGAAAAACCTCGGCGATAGACGAAGTTTGGAACAGCGCGCCAAACGCTTCTTTGATTTCAAGAACCGATTTACGCCCAAACGGCGCGCCTTACTGCGGAAATTCAAATTCGTATTCTTGGAAAGAAACGTGGACGATAAATCAATTTTCGCAAATTCTGAAAAAATATTCAAAATTATCAAACGAAAAGCCGTTTGACGGAACTGTAAAATCGGTTTTTGTAGTTTCAAGAAGCGAGAGCGGAAGAATATACGATTTGGCTGTCGTATCAGAAAAGGGAACTTTCCATTACGGAAAAGATAAAATACGCTTTATTTTAAGACGTCCGACAAAAGAAGAAGAAATTTTGAGAAGCGCGAACTTTAACATAAAAATGGAAAACAATCATATATACGCCGCCGGATACGGATACGGACACGGAATAGGAATGTGCCAAACAGGGGCTATAGAGCGAGCGCGAGCGGGACAAAATTACGAAGAAATTTTGAGAGCGTATTACAACGATATCAAATTTTCAACATGGGACGAAGTCGTTATATCCACTTGCGCTTTCTGA
- the corA gene encoding magnesium/cobalt transporter CorA, with product MEEEKEKEEIIYDASAEIGIIPEQAVFIGEKKVEHLSIDIIEYGANEYKEYGVDDIREVLPLNGNVVSWINVVGIHDDEQVKEIGALFDIHPLVIEDVLNTHQRPKMEDFDYYLFAITKMLSYKGEEIINEQVSIILGKNFVLTFQEIKMDVFEYVRHRIRKKKGRIYRSGADYLAYLLIDAVVENYVLITERIGEKIEDLEDGVLESGNSDNLVDLMTFLKRELNQLRRIFRPTSEFILQMNSSDSDLIDEDTKPFFKDLLDISVRSNEAIETCRDMLSDNLQIYNLDVANRFNETLRFLTVFSALFAPLTFIAGVYGMNFKNMPEIENWNYGYLTVWAVMILIVVVMFVYFRKRKWI from the coding sequence GTGGAAGAAGAGAAAGAAAAAGAAGAAATAATATATGACGCTTCCGCCGAAATCGGTATAATACCCGAACAAGCGGTGTTTATCGGCGAAAAAAAAGTAGAACACCTTTCCATAGATATTATCGAATATGGCGCGAATGAATATAAAGAATATGGTGTCGACGACATTCGAGAAGTTCTTCCTTTAAACGGGAACGTTGTCTCATGGATAAATGTCGTCGGTATTCACGACGACGAACAGGTTAAAGAAATCGGAGCGTTGTTTGATATACACCCTCTTGTCATAGAAGACGTTTTAAACACTCACCAACGCCCTAAGATGGAAGATTTTGATTATTATCTTTTCGCAATAACTAAAATGCTGAGTTATAAAGGCGAAGAAATAATAAACGAACAGGTGAGCATAATTCTCGGCAAAAATTTTGTACTTACTTTCCAAGAAATAAAAATGGATGTTTTTGAATATGTTCGCCATAGAATCCGTAAAAAAAAAGGAAGGATTTACAGAAGCGGTGCGGATTATCTCGCATATTTGCTTATTGACGCGGTTGTTGAAAATTATGTTTTGATTACGGAAAGAATAGGGGAGAAGATAGAAGATCTTGAAGACGGGGTTTTGGAGAGCGGTAATTCCGATAACCTTGTAGATTTAATGACTTTCTTAAAGCGTGAACTTAACCAATTACGCAGGATTTTCAGACCGACGAGTGAATTTATTCTTCAAATGAATTCATCCGACAGCGATTTGATAGATGAAGACACCAAGCCGTTTTTTAAAGATTTGCTTGATATTTCCGTACGGTCTAACGAAGCTATTGAAACATGCCGCGATATGCTTTCCGATAACTTGCAAATTTATAATTTGGACGTAGCCAACCGTTTCAACGAAACGCTGAGATTTTTGACGGTTTTTTCCGCTTTATTCGCTCCGCTGACGTTTATTGCGGGCGTATATGGAATGAATTTCAAAAACATGCCGGAAATTGAGAATTGGAATTACGGTTATCTTACCGTTTGGGCGGTTATGATTTTGATTGTCGTCGTAATGTTCGTTTATTTCAGAAAGCGCAAGTGGATATAA
- the flhF gene encoding flagellar biosynthesis protein FlhF, with the protein MKMKKFTAGTISEAYIKVKAELGEDALILGTRNLPASLVPFYNGDKVEVTAAIDEDNKIAPARIPEMAVNTKGNNREFLARLKTINSTEKETPPTNKTRQILPAEQKNEEKKETTAEKPQESVHIMKIHDDLSDMKKLLAQILATGESRVSGGYAGAWAILYKRLVDSEIRELLAKDLLDKLKQTTPNPGKEITKAFLQSLADSFPVSACENARIQFFVGPTGGGKTTTIAKLAAYFSLEKKKKCSLITTDTYRISAIDQLRAYAEIVDIDLQVIYSPDEVSSVIENCSDSDVILVDSAGRSQKNREHMDELANFMRELSPDCTHLVLSATTKESDLVEIAKRYKPLGITRFLFTKLDETLRLGNIFNVVNSIGIPVSYFTTGQSVPDDIETARSANFVKKLLEGSSL; encoded by the coding sequence ATGAAAATGAAAAAATTTACGGCGGGTACAATAAGCGAAGCGTATATCAAAGTAAAAGCGGAACTTGGAGAAGACGCGTTAATTCTGGGGACAAGAAATCTACCCGCGTCGCTTGTTCCGTTTTATAACGGCGACAAAGTAGAAGTTACCGCGGCAATCGACGAAGACAATAAAATCGCACCTGCAAGAATTCCGGAAATGGCGGTTAATACAAAAGGCAATAATCGGGAATTTTTGGCGCGTCTAAAAACTATAAATTCTACAGAAAAAGAAACACCGCCTACAAATAAAACAAGGCAAATTTTACCTGCGGAACAAAAAAATGAAGAAAAAAAAGAAACGACGGCGGAAAAACCGCAAGAATCCGTCCATATAATGAAAATACATGACGATTTGAGCGACATGAAAAAACTCCTCGCGCAAATTTTGGCGACAGGCGAATCGCGTGTTTCAGGCGGATACGCAGGAGCTTGGGCTATTTTGTACAAACGGCTTGTAGATAGCGAAATTCGAGAACTTTTAGCAAAAGACTTGCTTGACAAACTTAAACAAACTACGCCCAATCCCGGAAAAGAAATCACGAAAGCGTTTTTGCAGTCTCTTGCGGACAGTTTTCCGGTTTCCGCTTGTGAAAATGCGAGGATTCAATTTTTTGTAGGACCCACAGGCGGCGGAAAAACCACGACTATAGCAAAACTCGCGGCGTATTTTTCATTAGAAAAAAAGAAAAAATGTTCGCTTATTACAACAGACACATACCGAATTTCCGCTATTGATCAACTGCGGGCGTATGCCGAAATAGTAGATATTGATTTACAGGTAATTTATTCTCCGGACGAAGTTTCCAGCGTTATTGAAAATTGCAGTGACAGCGATGTTATTTTGGTTGACAGCGCCGGACGAAGTCAGAAAAACCGCGAACATATGGACGAGTTGGCAAATTTTATGCGTGAATTAAGCCCCGATTGCACTCATCTCGTATTGAGCGCGACGACAAAAGAATCCGATTTGGTAGAAATTGCCAAACGCTACAAACCGCTTGGAATTACGCGCTTCTTATTCACAAAACTTGATGAAACGCTTAGACTCGGAAACATTTTTAACGTTGTAAATTCAATCGGCATTCCGGTTTCATATTTCACGACCGGACAAAGCGTTCCGGACGACATAGAAACGGCGCGTTCAGCAAATTTCGTCAAAAAACTACTTGAAGGAAGTTCGTTATGA